One genomic region from Coregonus clupeaformis isolate EN_2021a unplaced genomic scaffold, ASM2061545v1 scaf0477, whole genome shotgun sequence encodes:
- the LOC121533937 gene encoding uncharacterized protein LOC121533937, whose protein sequence is MGPNYMWHADGYDKLKPFGLAISGCIDGFSRKVLWLQCGPTNNNPTVIAHYFMSCVRNLGVIPMRLRTDCGTENGIMAAIQCTLRHHHSDYYSGASSHMYGSSINNQRIESWWSIFRKGRSQFWMELFADLRDAGYFNGSHEHQCLLRYCFGDVIQKDLDECVRLWNSHRIRPSRTAACPGGVPNELYYLPHRFGSRDCGFQSEQAELDALPEASLSMTPCGDPNMQEYLDFAMEHNQLQKPDNWESASELYMKLKEMAQL, encoded by the exons ATGGGACCTAACTATATGTGGCACGCAGATGGTTATGACAAACTTAAGCCATTCGGTTTGGCCATTTCGGGATGCATAGATGGATTTTCACGTAAAGTATTGTGGCTTCAATGTGGACCAACAAATAATAACCCAACAGTGATTGCTCACTATTTCATGTCATGTGTGCGAAACCTCGGTGTCATCCCCATGAGACTGAGGACTGATTGCGGCACTGAGAACGGCATAATGGCTGCAATTCAATGTACCCTACGCCACCATCACAGTGACTACTACTCTGGAGCGTCCAGCCACATGTACGGCTCATCTATAAATAACCAGCGTATTGAGTCCTGGTGGTCTATATTTAGAAAGGGAAG GTCTCAGTTCTGGATGGAGTTATTTGCCGACCTTAGAGATGCCGGATACTTCAACGGGAGTCATGAGCATCAATGCCTATTGAGATATTGCTTTGGTGATGTTATTCAGAAGGACTTGGATGAGTGTGTGAGACTGTGGAACAGCCACAGGATTCGCCCTTCcagaacagcagcatgtccaggagGAGTGCCCAATGAACTCTACTACTTACCACACAG GTTTGGCTCCAGAGACTGCGGATTTCAAAGTGAACAAGCTGAACTGGATGCCCTTCCTGAGGCTAGCCTGTCAATGACTCCTTGTGGGGACCCAAACATGCAGGAGTACTTGGACTTTGCCATGGAACACAATCAGTTACAGAAGCCAGACAACTGGGAGTCTGCATCCGAACTGTACatgaaactaaaagaaatggctcAGCTATGA